The genomic stretch CGACGACGGGTTGATCGACACCGTGGTCGAACGCTTCGCCTCCTGCCCCACGCCGATGGGCGCGATCCTGTTCGAGCACTTCCACGGAGCCGTTACCCGGGTGGAGCCGACGGCGACGGCGGTGCCGCACAGGGCCGCGGGCTACAACCTGCTGATCCCAACCGTCTGGACCGATCCGGCCGCCACCGACGCATGCGTGAGCTGGACTCGCGAGACCTACGACGCGGTGGCTCCCCACCGCGCGGACGGCCGCTGGCTCAACTACTTCGGCGATGACGAGGACGCCGGTGCGATCGACGCCGCCTACGGCCCGAACCGGAGCCGCCTGGCGGAGATAAAGGCGCGTTACGACCCCGACAACGTGTTCCACCTCAACCAGAACATCGCGCCGGCCGCGTCTACCGGCTGAGCCACTCGTCGATAAGCCGTCGGGCGATCGCGAGCGGCGGCGGGAGGTGGAAGTCGGTTTCGCCGCGAGCGGTCGCCTCGAGCTCCGAGCGCTCAAACCAGCGCACGTCGTCCAGCTCGCCGTCGCCGACGGCGGCGTCGCCACCCGCATAGCGCGCATGGAACCCGAGCATCAGCGACGCCGGGAACGGCCACGGTTGTGAAGAGCGGTAGCGCACGTCCTCCACCTGTACGGATGTCTCCTCGAGCACCTCGCGAGCCACGGCCTCCTCGAGGCTCTCGCCGGGCTCGACGAACCCGGCAAGCGCGGAGTAACGCCCGGCCGGCCAGGTGGGCTGGCGTCCGAGCAGCGCGCGATCGCCGTCGTGCACGAGCATGATCACCACCGGGTCGGTGCGCGGATGGTGCTCGGCGCCGCAGTTCGGGCAGCGGCGCAGGAAGCCCGCCTCCTCCATGTGCGTCAACGCGCCGCAGACGGCGCAGTGGGGATGCCTCCGATGCCAGTTCACCATTGCGGTGGCGTACGCGAGCAGCCCGGCGTCCTCGGGCGAGAACAGCGCGCCGACATCGCGCAAGCCCATGAGCTGCGCACCGTCGGGCGGCTCGACGCCTTCGGCGTCCACCGCGAACACCGCACCATGAGCGTCGAGTCCGAGCAGTACCGGCTCGCCGCCTGCCGGGAGGGGCACGAGGGCGGGGCGCGAGTGGCCGTTCACGTAGACGCCCTCCTGCGCCACGAGCAGCGCGCGCGAGCTGCGGTCGGCCAGCCGCTCCGTCAGCCAGCGCTCGTCAGTGCGCCGCGGGCCGGCGCGGTCCAGCCGCACTCCCGCGAACGTGTTCAATCCGGCCGCCACGCCCCGTACGGTACGCACCCGGCTGGCCCGGGTATGCAGCCCTGCCAAGTAAGCTTCTGGATTGACTGATCAGTCAATGGAGGGGGGATCGCGGTGCGTGTCGCTGCGATACAGCTCAACTCGAACGAAGACAAGCAGCGCAACCTCGCGACGGCGGACCGCCTGACCCGCGCGGCCGCGGCCGACGGCGCCGAGCTCGTGCTGCTGCCGGAGAAGTGGACCGCGCTCGGTTCGCACGAGGACTACGTGCGCGCGGCCGAGTCGCTGGACGAGCCTGGGCCCGCGCTCGAGTGGGCACGCCAGACCGCGCGCGAGCTCGGCATCGACCTGGTGGCCGGCTCGATCTCCGAGCGCCGCGACGGCCGCGAGAAGCTCGGCAACACCTCGATCCACTTCGGCCCCGACGGCGAGCAGAAGGCGCTCTACCGCAAGATCCACATGTTCGACGTGCTCGTGGGCGGGGTCGAGTACCGCGAGTCCGAATCTGAGGATCCGGGCGAGGAGATCGTGCTGTCCGAGACGCGCGACGGCGTGCCGCTCGGCATGACCGTCTGCTACGACCTCCGCTTCCCGGAGCTCTACCGGATTCTCGCGATCCGCGGCGCGCGCGTCCTGCTCGTGCCGGCGGCATTCACGAAGATCACCGGGCAGGCGCACTGGGAGGTGCTGCTGCGCGCCCGCGCGATCGAGAACCAGGCGTTCGTGATCGCCGCGGACCAGATCGGCCGCCATCCCGAAGGCAAGGAGAGCTTTGGCGGCTCGATGATCGTCGACCCGTGGGGAGAGGTGCTGGCGCGTGCGCCTGACGAGGAGACCTTCATCGCCGCCGATCTCGACCTCGCCCGCCAGGACGAGGTGCGCGAGCAGCTCCCGAGTCTCGCCAACCGCATGCCGGCCACCTACGCCTGGCCACAGGAGATCTCCGCCTGATGGCCGCCAGCGGGCGCCACGGCACCGGCGTCGACAAGCAGCGTGTGATCCTCGACGCCGCGATCCGCGTGTTCGCGCGCCAGGGCTTCCACAGCTGCCGCGTGTCTGACGTCGCGGACGAGGCGGGCGTGGCCTACGGGCTCGTCTACCACTACTTCAGCTCCAAGGAGGAGATCCTCAACACGCTCTTCACCGAGCGCTGGCAGCTGATGCTCGACGCGATCGTGGAGATCGACTCGCGCGATCAGCTCAGCGCGCGGGACAAGCTCGGCCAGGTGGCCGGCTTCATCATCGACTCCTACCGCCACGAGCCCGACCTGATGAAAGTGATCATCGTGGAGGTCACGCGCGCGGCGAACACCTTCGGCCGCCATCACCTGCCAAAGATCCGCGAGGCGTACAACCTCATCGCCGGAATCGTGGAGCAGGCGCGGGTGGACGGCAGCTTCAAATCCGACATCTCGGCCGAGTTCGCCGCGATGTGCTTCTACGGCGCGATCGAGCAGCTGCTCACCGCGTGGATCTTCGACATCCTCCCGAAGTCGGACGAGGACTACGAGCGCGCCAAGGGCCTCGTGGTCGAGGCTATCTGCGGGGGCCTCGAGTCGGACGCGGTGGGCGCCCCCGCGTAGTTAGACTGCCGACCCCATGGGAAATGACATGGTCAAACGGCTCGCATGGAGCGGCCTGCTCGCGGGTATAGGCGCCCTCACCACGATCGTCGCGAACAAGATCGCGACGGCGATATGGGTGCGGATCTTCGATGAGGATCCACCCGACTAGAGATGTCCGACCAAGAGAGCACGCAAGAAACCCAGGAAGTGCCGGCTGTGGAGGAGCAGCCGAGCCCCAGCCAATCTCCGTGGGAGGGACACGCAGCCGCTGACAGCGGCGGCGACCCGCTCCCCCTCATCGGCGCGGCATTCGCGGGCGGCTTCGTGCTCGCAAAGATCTTGAAGAAGC from Thermoleophilaceae bacterium encodes the following:
- the nudC gene encoding NAD(+) diphosphatase, which translates into the protein MRTVRGVAAGLNTFAGVRLDRAGPRRTDERWLTERLADRSSRALLVAQEGVYVNGHSRPALVPLPAGGEPVLLGLDAHGAVFAVDAEGVEPPDGAQLMGLRDVGALFSPEDAGLLAYATAMVNWHRRHPHCAVCGALTHMEEAGFLRRCPNCGAEHHPRTDPVVIMLVHDGDRALLGRQPTWPAGRYSALAGFVEPGESLEEAVAREVLEETSVQVEDVRYRSSQPWPFPASLMLGFHARYAGGDAAVGDGELDDVRWFERSELEATARGETDFHLPPPLAIARRLIDEWLSR
- a CDS encoding carbon-nitrogen hydrolase family protein gives rise to the protein MRVAAIQLNSNEDKQRNLATADRLTRAAAADGAELVLLPEKWTALGSHEDYVRAAESLDEPGPALEWARQTARELGIDLVAGSISERRDGREKLGNTSIHFGPDGEQKALYRKIHMFDVLVGGVEYRESESEDPGEEIVLSETRDGVPLGMTVCYDLRFPELYRILAIRGARVLLVPAAFTKITGQAHWEVLLRARAIENQAFVIAADQIGRHPEGKESFGGSMIVDPWGEVLARAPDEETFIAADLDLARQDEVREQLPSLANRMPATYAWPQEISA
- a CDS encoding TetR/AcrR family transcriptional regulator, with amino-acid sequence MAASGRHGTGVDKQRVILDAAIRVFARQGFHSCRVSDVADEAGVAYGLVYHYFSSKEEILNTLFTERWQLMLDAIVEIDSRDQLSARDKLGQVAGFIIDSYRHEPDLMKVIIVEVTRAANTFGRHHLPKIREAYNLIAGIVEQARVDGSFKSDISAEFAAMCFYGAIEQLLTAWIFDILPKSDEDYERAKGLVVEAICGGLESDAVGAPA